Proteins from a genomic interval of Desulfoplanes formicivorans:
- a CDS encoding CBS and ACT domain-containing protein codes for MLISEWMTRDVITVTPETSMMKASKILKEKNIRRLPVVDDNGKMVGIVTDRDIKEASPSKATTLDVHELYYLLSEIKIKDIMTKNPFCVNEKGTVEKAAVVMREKKVEGLPVVDDDEKVVGIITETDIFNVMIDITGVYHGALQMGFKLPNTPGSLKEILSDLRASKARIISILTSYEQGGPDTRHVYIRIADMDKSEEKQLQKSLQEKYNLMYWVRDTVHPTAL; via the coding sequence ATGCTGATCAGCGAATGGATGACCCGTGACGTGATCACCGTGACCCCGGAAACATCGATGATGAAGGCGTCCAAGATACTCAAGGAAAAAAACATCCGCAGGCTTCCCGTGGTGGATGATAACGGCAAGATGGTTGGCATTGTCACCGACAGGGACATCAAGGAAGCCTCCCCTTCCAAGGCCACCACACTGGACGTCCATGAGCTCTACTACCTGCTGTCGGAGATCAAGATCAAGGATATCATGACCAAAAATCCGTTCTGCGTGAACGAAAAAGGCACGGTTGAAAAGGCCGCCGTTGTCATGCGCGAGAAAAAGGTCGAGGGACTTCCCGTGGTCGACGATGACGAAAAGGTTGTGGGGATCATCACGGAAACGGATATCTTCAACGTCATGATCGATATCACCGGCGTGTATCACGGTGCCCTGCAAATGGGTTTCAAACTACCCAACACCCCAGGTTCCCTGAAAGAAATTCTGAGTGACCTGCGGGCCTCCAAGGCCAGGATCATCAGCATTCTGACGTCCTATGAACAGGGGGGGCCTGACACCAGGCACGTATACATCCGTATTGCGGACATGGACAAGTCCGAAGAAAAACAGCTTCAAAAATCCCTGCAGGAAAAATACAATCTCATGTACTGGGTCCGGGATACCGTCCACCCGACGGCGTTGTAG
- a CDS encoding L-serine ammonia-lyase, with amino-acid sequence MKPITTSLFELFKIGPGPSSSHTIGPMKAGYDFITTVRTLPEDILARAVSIKVHLYGSLSATGRGHGTDRAVLAGLLGANPRTCSAEFMDGLDRDNTDGYRVAIGSNECVLTWDDIVFDAFERDSCFSNTLSIRLFGDDQTLLFEREYYSVGGGFIQWKGQKEEVRGMPAYPYATMEGLKKILRTEKLRLHEVILANEKALTGASEGEISAGLDHIITTMEEAVDTGIGSEGILPGPIGLHRKAPVLYRRACKMTHSTDHLMVALSAYAFGASEENAAGHRIVTAPTAGSSGVMPAVVYVLKNHRNIAPHALREGLMAAAAVGFLARHNASIAGADVGCQGEIGVASAMAASFLAYALGYRFQVTENAAEIALEHHLGLTCDPVLGYVQIPCIERNAMGALKAYTAFLIASAEIPGNHKVDLDQVIRAMAETGRDMCTKYKETSLGGLAQSVVQC; translated from the coding sequence ATGAAGCCCATAACCACTTCCCTTTTCGAGCTGTTCAAGATTGGCCCCGGACCTTCCAGTTCCCATACCATCGGCCCCATGAAGGCCGGGTATGATTTCATCACCACGGTTCGGACCCTTCCCGAGGATATTCTTGCCAGGGCCGTGTCCATCAAGGTCCATCTCTACGGGAGCCTGAGCGCCACAGGACGGGGACATGGTACGGATCGGGCCGTGTTGGCCGGTCTTCTGGGAGCCAATCCCAGGACCTGCTCGGCGGAGTTCATGGATGGTCTCGACAGGGACAATACCGATGGATACCGGGTTGCCATCGGATCCAACGAATGTGTCCTTACCTGGGATGACATTGTGTTCGATGCCTTTGAAAGGGATTCCTGCTTCAGCAACACTCTGAGCATTCGGCTCTTCGGGGATGACCAGACCCTCCTTTTTGAGCGGGAATACTATTCCGTTGGGGGCGGATTCATCCAGTGGAAAGGGCAGAAGGAAGAGGTCCGGGGTATGCCTGCGTATCCCTATGCCACCATGGAGGGCCTCAAGAAGATCCTTCGCACGGAAAAACTCCGCTTGCACGAGGTCATCCTGGCCAACGAGAAGGCCCTTACCGGGGCCTCCGAAGGGGAGATCTCGGCAGGGCTCGATCACATCATCACGACCATGGAAGAGGCCGTGGATACGGGGATCGGTTCCGAAGGCATTCTTCCCGGCCCCATCGGGTTGCACCGCAAGGCGCCGGTTTTGTACAGGCGGGCCTGCAAAATGACCCACTCAACCGATCATCTCATGGTCGCATTGAGCGCCTACGCTTTTGGGGCCTCCGAGGAGAACGCAGCCGGTCACCGCATTGTTACGGCGCCCACGGCCGGTTCCAGCGGGGTCATGCCCGCGGTGGTCTATGTCCTCAAAAATCACAGAAACATTGCTCCCCATGCACTGCGCGAAGGGCTCATGGCTGCGGCTGCAGTGGGATTTCTGGCCAGACATAATGCCTCCATTGCCGGGGCGGATGTGGGGTGCCAGGGAGAGATCGGTGTGGCATCGGCCATGGCCGCATCCTTTCTGGCCTATGCCCTGGGGTACCGGTTCCAGGTCACGGAAAACGCGGCCGAGATCGCCCTGGAACATCACCTCGGGCTGACCTGCGATCCGGTATTGGGCTATGTGCAGATCCCCTGCATCGAGCGCAATGCCATGGGTGCGCTCAAGGCATATACCGCGTTTCTGATCGCTTCGGCCGAGATCCCGGGCAATCACAAGGTTGATCTTGACCAGGTCATCCGGGCCATGGCCGAAACCGGCCGTGACATGTGCACCAAATACAAGGAAACATCCCTGGGCGGCCTGGCCCAGAGTGTGGTGCAGTGTTGA
- a CDS encoding MATE family efflux transporter — MNTSSSHMAIIKSPYRNIWKLSWPQVVMMFFHFAIGFVDVWVAGRLGRNVQACMGIITQAQFFFLVVAMAFANGSVAAISQSAGAGLFRRVQRYVGLGLEAGAVLGIVLFVGGLAARPLLFGVLQIPAGVEDVARYLFNVYLFILPAYYLFIISNAIFRARKQVMCPLYSIILVTTVNTLGDLGFGLGYFGLPNLGYKGLAWATFASVLMGTLFNLLVLARTGALARKSFAPWKWVRCALPYLFKVAWPAGLMQLIWHSAYLLLFSITASLPSGEVVALAGMSAGLRVESLFFLPGFAFNFTAAILVGHYLGAGEPQEAKRFGYRILGLGLVVVSVVTALAWTWLDDIALFVAPDPAVHAVAVSYLYYNLAALPFVVVSMVLGGALSGAGATMYQMGVTGTSSWLIRLPLAWYLGHVFFADAEGIWIAMFISMVIQSMAMLAVYQFAPWQRFAMRGSTRKKTTGNPVH; from the coding sequence GTGAACACATCATCTTCGCACATGGCCATCATCAAATCGCCGTACCGGAATATCTGGAAACTTTCATGGCCTCAGGTGGTGATGATGTTTTTTCATTTTGCCATCGGGTTTGTGGATGTCTGGGTAGCCGGAAGACTGGGCCGCAACGTGCAGGCCTGCATGGGAATCATCACCCAGGCCCAGTTTTTTTTCCTGGTTGTTGCCATGGCCTTTGCCAACGGGAGTGTGGCGGCCATCAGCCAGTCCGCAGGAGCCGGACTGTTTCGGCGGGTGCAACGCTATGTGGGGTTGGGTCTTGAAGCCGGTGCGGTTCTCGGGATCGTTCTCTTTGTGGGGGGACTTGCGGCACGGCCCCTGCTTTTCGGCGTGCTTCAAATCCCCGCAGGCGTGGAGGATGTGGCCCGGTACTTGTTCAACGTGTATTTGTTCATTCTTCCGGCCTATTATCTGTTCATCATCAGCAACGCCATTTTCAGGGCCAGAAAGCAGGTTATGTGCCCGCTGTATTCCATCATTCTCGTGACCACCGTGAATACGCTGGGAGATCTCGGGTTCGGACTCGGCTATTTTGGCCTGCCCAACCTGGGCTACAAGGGATTGGCCTGGGCCACCTTTGCTTCGGTGCTTATGGGTACGCTTTTCAATCTCCTGGTTCTGGCAAGAACAGGAGCCCTGGCCCGCAAGAGCTTTGCTCCGTGGAAGTGGGTCAGGTGCGCGCTGCCCTATCTGTTCAAGGTGGCCTGGCCAGCCGGACTCATGCAGCTCATTTGGCATTCCGCCTATCTGCTGCTGTTTTCCATCACCGCCTCTCTGCCCAGTGGAGAAGTGGTGGCCCTGGCCGGGATGAGCGCCGGGCTTCGGGTGGAATCCTTGTTTTTTTTGCCCGGGTTTGCTTTCAATTTTACGGCAGCCATTTTGGTCGGTCATTATCTTGGAGCTGGAGAACCCCAGGAAGCCAAGCGTTTCGGGTATCGAATCCTCGGTTTGGGTCTGGTTGTGGTGTCCGTGGTCACGGCCCTGGCCTGGACCTGGCTGGATGATATCGCCCTTTTTGTGGCCCCTGATCCTGCGGTGCACGCCGTGGCTGTGAGCTATCTCTATTATAATCTGGCCGCCTTGCCCTTTGTGGTCGTGTCCATGGTTCTGGGTGGTGCCCTGTCCGGGGCGGGGGCGACCATGTATCAGATGGGGGTCACGGGCACCTCGTCATGGCTCATCCGCCTTCCCCTTGCCTGGTATCTCGGACATGTGTTCTTTGCCGATGCCGAAGGCATCTGGATCGCCATGTTCATCTCCATGGTCATCCAGTCCATGGCCATGCTTGCGGTCTATCAGTTCGCTCCCTGGCAGCGGTTTGCCATGCGGGGTAGTACGCGGAAAAAAACAACAGGAAATCCGGTGCATTGA
- a CDS encoding SlyX family protein produces MDDQLEKLQTQIAFQERSIEKLNQALISQQCQIDELERQIRILAEKLLEVRAVDDNNVPEPPPPHY; encoded by the coding sequence ATGGACGATCAGCTTGAAAAACTTCAGACCCAGATTGCCTTTCAGGAAAGAAGCATTGAAAAACTCAATCAGGCCCTGATTTCCCAGCAGTGCCAGATTGACGAGCTGGAGCGACAGATACGTATCCTGGCTGAAAAACTGCTGGAGGTGCGTGCCGTGGATGACAACAATGTGCCTGAGCCACCGCCTCCCCATTATTGA
- the speA gene encoding biosynthetic arginine decarboxylase, whose protein sequence is MIKKQALERWSVQDAADLYNIQSWGIGYFDISPKGNVVVTPFPNNRDVAVDLTEVIAGIRDRGYEMPVLLRIENILDSQIRTMHETFRAKMKEFEYKGAFRGVFPIKVNQQQQVVEEIARFGEQYHHGLEAGSKAELIAALSLLRDREACLICNGYKDEEFVDLGLYATKMGVKCFFVLEMPSELSLVLERSRVLGIQPLIGVRIKLSTQAGGHWTDSGGDRSIFGLSATQVVEVVDTLKEHNMLHCLQLLHYHLGSQIPNIRDLRFAVLEACRVYAGLVTEGAPMGYLDLGGGLAVDYDGSHTNYTNSRNYTLDEYCADIIDTIMTTLDDDAIAHPVIITESGRATVAYYSILLFNVLDVSRFEAPELPDGPDKDDPEIIANLFEVRDVLSLKNLQECYNDAMYYRDEARQLFKHGQLTLRQRSLAEKIFWHIILRVARELKNLKFVPKDLKHLPEALADIYYCNFSVFQSLPDAWAIDHLFPIMPIHRLDEMPVKQATLADITCDCDGKIDRFIDIHGVKRTLPLHELRDDEEYYLGAFLVGAYQETLGDLHNLLGDTNVVSIRISEDGDFSFVREVDGDSVADVLSYVEYVPKNMLEDFRKMAEQAVRDKRITPQERGRIVSAYADGLRGYTYFER, encoded by the coding sequence ATGATCAAGAAACAGGCATTGGAACGCTGGTCCGTTCAGGATGCTGCGGATCTGTACAATATCCAGAGCTGGGGGATCGGATACTTTGATATCTCTCCCAAGGGGAACGTGGTGGTGACCCCTTTTCCCAACAATCGGGACGTGGCCGTGGATCTGACCGAGGTCATTGCCGGTATCCGGGATCGGGGATATGAAATGCCCGTGCTCCTGCGTATCGAAAACATTCTTGATTCCCAGATACGCACCATGCACGAAACGTTCAGGGCCAAAATGAAGGAGTTCGAGTACAAGGGCGCCTTCAGGGGAGTCTTTCCCATCAAGGTCAACCAGCAGCAGCAGGTAGTGGAGGAAATAGCCCGGTTTGGGGAACAGTACCATCACGGGCTTGAGGCCGGAAGCAAGGCCGAGCTCATTGCGGCCCTGTCGCTTCTCAGGGATCGTGAGGCCTGTTTGATCTGCAACGGTTACAAGGATGAGGAATTCGTGGATCTCGGGCTGTACGCCACCAAGATGGGGGTCAAATGTTTCTTTGTTCTGGAGATGCCCAGCGAACTGTCGCTGGTCCTTGAACGATCCAGGGTTTTGGGCATTCAGCCCCTCATTGGCGTGCGCATCAAGCTCTCCACCCAGGCCGGGGGGCATTGGACGGATTCCGGTGGGGACCGCTCCATTTTCGGACTTTCGGCAACCCAGGTGGTCGAGGTTGTGGATACCCTCAAGGAGCACAACATGCTCCATTGCCTCCAGTTGCTGCATTATCATCTTGGCTCCCAGATCCCCAATATCCGGGATCTCAGGTTTGCCGTACTCGAGGCCTGCCGGGTTTATGCCGGTCTGGTGACCGAGGGCGCGCCCATGGGCTATCTGGATCTTGGGGGGGGGCTGGCCGTGGACTATGACGGATCGCACACCAATTACACCAACAGCCGCAACTATACCCTTGACGAGTACTGCGCGGACATCATCGATACCATCATGACCACACTGGATGATGACGCCATCGCCCATCCCGTGATCATTACCGAATCGGGCCGGGCCACGGTGGCCTATTATTCCATCCTGCTGTTCAATGTTCTGGATGTCAGCCGTTTTGAAGCCCCTGAACTCCCGGATGGGCCGGACAAAGATGATCCCGAGATCATTGCCAATCTGTTCGAAGTCCGGGATGTGCTGTCCCTGAAGAATCTCCAGGAATGCTACAACGACGCCATGTATTATCGCGACGAGGCCAGACAGTTGTTCAAGCACGGGCAGCTTACTCTCCGGCAGCGGTCTCTGGCGGAGAAGATCTTCTGGCACATCATTCTGCGTGTGGCCAGAGAGCTCAAGAACCTGAAGTTCGTGCCCAAGGATCTCAAACACCTTCCCGAGGCCCTGGCTGATATTTATTATTGCAATTTCAGTGTATTTCAGTCCCTCCCCGATGCCTGGGCCATTGATCATCTTTTTCCCATCATGCCCATTCATCGACTGGACGAAATGCCCGTGAAACAGGCCACCCTGGCGGATATCACCTGTGACTGCGACGGCAAGATCGACCGGTTCATCGATATCCACGGGGTTAAGCGAACCCTGCCCCTGCATGAGCTTCGAGATGACGAGGAGTACTATCTGGGCGCTTTTTTGGTGGGTGCCTATCAGGAAACCCTGGGCGACCTGCACAATCTGCTGGGAGATACCAACGTGGTCAGTATCCGCATTTCCGAAGACGGGGACTTTTCCTTTGTTCGAGAAGTGGACGGGGATTCGGTGGCCGACGTGCTTTCCTATGTTGAGTACGTGCCCAAGAACATGCTCGAGGATTTCCGCAAAATGGCTGAACAGGCCGTGCGGGACAAACGCATCACCCCCCAGGAGCGGGGCCGTATCGTCAGTGCCTATGCGGACGGATTGCGTGGATATACGTATTTTGAAAGATAA
- a CDS encoding MFS transporter → MEALHLRGKRHILLPLLALTGIFWINFFSRIILSPLIVPVQEAFSLSISRTGWLFLATSIGYSVALFCSGFVSCRLTHHKTVVLSLFTLGAALGMTGMSTCVWGMMAGLFLIGIGGGLYLGSGAASITEVVPVKHWGKAFALHETAPSVAFLAAPLVVEGVFLFGTWRTVFYLFAGVCFLVGLAYLSMGRAGRFAGQMPSLGNIKVIVRNPAFWILTVGFGLSIAMEIGVYNLLPLYLVHDFELARESANMLLSLSRVLGLIMLVGAGWLTDRLGVKAALILFVGSAGLSTIALGWGPLGWVVAMLFVQPVFVVCFFPAGFAALSTIAPAGMNDLAVSLCVTIGGIAGSGLLPLCMAAIADGIGFSYAFSLLGGVMLLCLPFFFRLRVARES, encoded by the coding sequence TTGGAAGCATTACATCTCAGGGGAAAGAGACATATCCTTTTGCCTCTGCTTGCTCTGACCGGTATTTTCTGGATCAATTTCTTTTCCAGGATCATTCTCAGTCCCCTGATCGTACCGGTTCAGGAGGCCTTTTCCCTGTCCATATCCCGGACGGGATGGCTGTTTCTGGCCACTTCTATCGGCTACAGCGTTGCCCTGTTTTGCTCGGGTTTTGTTTCCTGCCGGCTGACCCATCATAAAACCGTTGTGCTGTCTTTGTTCACCCTGGGCGCGGCCCTGGGAATGACCGGCATGTCCACCTGCGTGTGGGGGATGATGGCCGGACTCTTTCTCATCGGGATCGGCGGAGGACTGTATCTGGGATCAGGAGCGGCCAGCATTACCGAGGTGGTGCCGGTGAAGCATTGGGGCAAGGCCTTTGCCCTGCACGAAACCGCTCCCAGCGTGGCCTTTTTGGCCGCCCCCCTGGTGGTAGAGGGGGTCTTTTTGTTTGGAACCTGGAGAACGGTCTTTTATCTTTTTGCCGGTGTATGTTTTCTCGTGGGGCTTGCCTACCTGAGCATGGGACGTGCAGGCAGGTTTGCCGGTCAAATGCCGAGCCTTGGCAATATCAAGGTTATTGTCAGAAATCCCGCCTTCTGGATCTTGACGGTGGGTTTCGGCCTGTCCATTGCCATGGAAATCGGGGTGTACAACCTGCTTCCCCTGTATCTGGTGCATGATTTCGAATTGGCCCGTGAGAGCGCCAACATGCTTTTGTCCCTGAGTCGGGTTCTGGGGCTGATCATGCTTGTGGGGGCGGGGTGGCTCACGGATCGTCTGGGGGTCAAAGCCGCCCTGATTCTGTTTGTGGGGAGCGCGGGTCTTTCCACCATTGCCCTTGGCTGGGGGCCCCTTGGCTGGGTTGTTGCCATGCTTTTTGTGCAGCCGGTTTTCGTGGTCTGCTTTTTCCCGGCAGGATTCGCAGCCCTTTCAACCATAGCTCCTGCGGGGATGAATGATCTGGCCGTGTCCCTGTGCGTGACCATTGGCGGGATTGCGGGCAGCGGCCTGTTGCCCCTGTGCATGGCCGCCATTGCTGACGGGATCGGGTTCAGCTACGCGTTTTCCCTGCTGGGAGGAGTCATGCTCCTGTGCCTTCCTTTTTTTTTCCGTCTCCGCGTTGCCAGGGAATCGTAG
- a CDS encoding queuosine precursor transporter, producing the protein MIGNEILWTGFALLDLAAVLAVFRFFGRAGLLAMIVFSLLTCNIQVIKTVQLFGITTTLGNVLYASVFLSTDILGEFYGKKAAQQGVLLGFTALILVTVYMHIALYFTPAANDFAQPHLQAIFGFMPRIALGSMLAYLVSQWHDVWAFHLLKSWTRGKYLWIRNNGSTLISQALDTLVFCTIAFWGVFETSVWVQIVLSTYLMKTIMGILDTPFIYLARHIHKGRPETEKQASA; encoded by the coding sequence ATGATCGGTAATGAAATCCTGTGGACCGGATTTGCCCTGCTGGACCTTGCGGCGGTCCTTGCCGTTTTCCGCTTCTTTGGTCGGGCAGGTCTTCTGGCCATGATCGTCTTCAGCCTGCTGACATGCAACATCCAGGTCATCAAGACTGTCCAGCTGTTCGGTATCACCACCACCCTTGGCAATGTCCTGTACGCCAGTGTCTTTCTGTCCACCGACATCCTGGGCGAATTTTACGGCAAAAAGGCTGCCCAACAAGGAGTCCTGCTGGGATTCACAGCGCTGATCCTGGTAACCGTGTACATGCACATTGCCCTGTACTTCACGCCGGCGGCCAACGACTTTGCCCAGCCCCACCTGCAGGCCATCTTCGGGTTCATGCCCCGCATCGCCCTGGGCAGCATGCTGGCCTATCTGGTTTCCCAATGGCATGATGTGTGGGCCTTCCACCTGCTCAAGTCATGGACCCGCGGCAAATACCTGTGGATCAGGAACAACGGATCCACCTTGATCAGCCAGGCATTGGATACCCTGGTCTTTTGCACCATTGCCTTCTGGGGAGTCTTTGAAACATCCGTCTGGGTACAGATTGTCCTGTCCACCTATCTGATGAAAACCATCATGGGCATTCTGGACACCCCGTTCATTTACCTGGCGCGACACATCCACAAGGGACGCCCGGAAACGGAGAAGCAGGCATCGGCCTGA